In Dermacentor silvarum isolate Dsil-2018 chromosome 10, BIME_Dsil_1.4, whole genome shotgun sequence, the genomic stretch AGGTCAATTTTTTTAGGCCCGTTTGCGATGTTACTCTAGTCTATGCGAAAGGGTAACAGAAGATGGGGCGGGGACGACGTGCCGTCTGCCTCTTTGGGGAAACTCTTGCTAGAGACTATCAAAGTTTGATTGCCAAGCCGAAGATTGGGGACAAACGGACGTCGGTGGTGAGGTGGTATGGGGGAGAGCGGATGTCGCACGAAGACTTCAGCGCCCGAACCAGCCCTTCTTTTTCTTGACCAGGCACGGTTCCGGCACCGGCGGCTTGAAGTGCTTACAGACGGTCTCCTTGAAGTGCTTCTGCAGCTTCTTCTGGTAGCGCTTGTTGAATCCGCCGTCGATGACCACGCTGGGCACGTAGTTGATGGGTGGTCGCACGGACATGGTGCGCCAGCCCATCTTCTGCAGGAGAATCTTGCCCTGCGCTGACGAGGCGCAGCCGACGATCTTGCTGCTCTCCATTTTGTGCTCGTTGCTGCACTTCTGCACGTTCTTCTCGGGCTTCCACCCCTTGAGTGTGCACGCTATGAACGGCAAGTGCTTGTCGGTATGCGGGTAGAGAGCGATGGCGCATGCATGGAGCATGCTCGCCTGGCACTCGGGCTGCCCGTGGCGGCAGGTGAAGGTCACGGTCGTGTCGGCGCCCTGCGGTTCCTTCATGCGCGTGCGTCCGAACGGCACCATATCGACGACGAGGTGCTTGCGCAGAAGCCCGTACACGGGCACCAGCTGCTTGGTGATGAACCACGAGCAGTCCTTGCAGTACGGCTCGTACAGGACGGTCACATTCACCTACGGCAAAATGAAATTGGGTAATCGAATGAAATATAGTCTAACGGCAATCGGTAGAACACACGCTTATTATACGGTGTGAcagagtatgtatgtatgtatgtatgtatgtatgtatgtatgtatgtatgtatgtatgtatgtatgtatgtatgtatgtatgtatgtatgtatgtatgtatgtatgtatgtatgtatgtatgtatgtatgtgtatgtat encodes the following:
- the LOC119431442 gene encoding GILT-like protein 1, giving the protein MRAPSQNKIPPNPGGFPPVDPRPRQAGIGALGCPRVAVAQDSAMGAASLCSLLLLGLLTCSPCLGQTQPEPAAALFPPAVQKVNVTVLYEPYCKDCSWFITKQLVPVYGLLRKHLVVDMVPFGRTRMKEPQGADTTVTFTCRHGQPECQASMLHACAIALYPHTDKHLPFIACTLKGWKPEKNVQKCSNEHKMESSKIVGCASSAQGKILLQKMGWRTMSVRPPINYVPSVVIDGGFNKRYQKKLQKHFKETVCKHFKPPVPEPCLVKKKKGWFGR